The region ACTCGAAACAACCGGATTGTCGACTGACTATATCGGATCGATGAGTTTTTCGCCGCGTAGTGGTGAACTGTTTATCGTAAATGAAGGCGGTATTGCCGTTCTTAGCACTCCATTCCGGCAGTACGGGACCTCCATCGGAAAAATCGAGCCAGCGCCGAATCCATTTCGTAACGACGGACAAAATCATTTGAAATTTGGTGACAATGGTTTGGTGGCAAATGCAGAAGTCAGATTGTTCACTGTTTCCGGATTGCTGGTACGGAAACTCACTTTTGTCGAAGCTGCCGGTATCGGATGGGACGGCAAAAACGAAGAAGGTGAGCGCGTCGCCAGTGGTGTCTACTACATCGTAGTTACGTCTCCCGATGGAAAGAATTCACTGGGCAAAGTAGCAGTAATCCGTCCGTAAAGATAACCACGATATTGATTTTTACTTTTTAGAACCATGCTGAAATCGTTCACAATCTCGAACTTGTTTCTTATCGATTATCTCGAAATCGAGATCGTCGGCGGCTTTGTTGCGGTGACGGGTGAGTCAGGTGCGGGAAAATCAATGATTATCCGGGCACTCACATTGCTCGCAGGCACCCGGGGGAATGGAGCATGGGTACGCGATGGTTGCGACAAAGGATTTGTCGAAGTCAAGTTTACACCGCCTCCATCGATCTGTGACAAGCTGAAACAACTGACAAGCGAATCGGGGGAAGAGTGGATACTCCGCCGTGAAATCCGTTCCGATGGAAAATCACGTTCGTTTATCAACGACAGTCCTGTAACCCTTACCGAGTTATCGGAGGCATCGACATTTCTGCTCAGTTTTTCATTACAAGAAGATGTCGGTGCATTTCGCATGGCTGCCCGCCAACTATCGTTTATCGATGAATTTGCTAAAACGGATTCGGAGCGAAACCAAGTCGAACAACTGTATTTGGAATGGAAAACTTTGTACCAAGCATTGCACGAATTGTCGAATAAATCAGAGCAATCGGCAATTCAAAGCGAGTGGTTGCAGCGTGAGTATAAAGAGTTAAACGCATTAGCATACGAAGCGGGAGAGCAGGAGCATTTGCGAGAGGAACGCGACCGTTTGCGGCATTTGGAAACGATTCGCAGTTCCTATCAGAATGTGGTCGATACGCTCGATGGTGAGTTTGGTTCGGTCACCCAAAAATTGAATGGGGTTTGCGGTTCCTTACGTAATGCGCAAAAATGGGATCCTCGAGCTGGTGAGTTTCTCGAACGAGTAGAATCGACAAATATTGAGTTGCGGGAATTCATTAATGAAGTCACTCGTCAACTCGAATCGTTTGATTTGGAACCGGCATGTCTCGAGCAGATAGAAGTTCGGTTACAGGCGATTGCCGATTGTGAGCGGAAATGGCACATCACCGCGGATGCAATTCCTCAACGAGTGCAAAAGTTGCAACAATCGTTAGTTGATTCGCATACCCTTGATGAGCAAATCCAAAACTATCGGGTGGAAGTCGAGCAATTACGCAAGAGTTATCAAACATCTGCACTGACGCTCTCGAGGAAACGCCGTTCGGTTGAGACTGATATTGTCGTTGCGGTTAAACGCGAATTACCATTTTTGGGTATAGTCAATCCACAATTCTCTATACAGTGGAGCGAACGCAGCGAACCTTCAGAGCTGGGTATCGACGAAGTATCATTCCGTTTTTCGGCGAATCCCGATCATCCGCCGCTTCCACTGGAGAGTACCATTTCCGGCGGCGAGCTGGCACGCTTGGAGTTGGTATTGTTAGGACTTGCCGATAGTGTCGATCCCACCGTGTTGTTACTGGATGAAATCGACCGCGGTGTTTCGGGTCGCATCGCTTCGGCGATAGGAAAGACTTTGCGTAAACTTAGCTCGAATCGCACCGTCTTTATGGTCACTCATCTTCCACAGGTAGCTGCAGCTGCCCACACCCAAATAGCAATCCGCAAAACCGTAAGCGGTTCCCGCACCTCAATCGAAGCGGTAATACTGACCGCTGCGGAACGGATTGATGAAATTGCCGCTATGCTCAGTGGCAGCGAAACTGGACAAGGTGCAATTGCCGGTGCCCGCGAGTTGTTAGCGGAGTACTCGAAAGGATAATTGCCATGGATCGTTTTATCATAGAAGGCGGACGGTTACTTACTGGCGAAATTCAAGTCTCCGGTGCAAAAAACGCTGCACTACCGCTTATGTCGGCCGCACTCCTCGCTGACGGCGAATATCTTTTTGAGAATATGCCGAATTTGCGTGATACTCGTACGATGCTCCGGTTGTTGAACGATTTAGGGGCAGTAGGAGCCATAGAAAACAACAAGTGTGTTTTACGGGTCACTCCTTCAAATACTCGAACTGCCTACTATGACTTGGTCAAAACGATGCGAGCATCATTCTATGTTTTAGGACCCTTGCTTGCCCGGTACGGTGAAGCTCGCGTTTCTCTGCCCGGCGGTTGCGCATGGGGTCCGCGTCCGGTCGATCAGCACCTCAAAGGATTAACGAAACTTGGTGCTCAGATCGACATCGATGCCGGTTACGTTGTAGCTAAAGCTGAAAAGTTAGTAGGGACTGAAATCATTTTTGAAGTTTCATCGGTTGGCGCGACAGGTAATGTCTTGATGGCTGCTATTCGTGCCGAAGGTACTACCATTCTCGAGAATTGCGCTCGCGAACCGGAAATTGTCCAACTCTGCGAGATGCTGGTAGCGATGGGCGCGCAGATAGAGGGTATTGGACAATCGCGATTAACCATTCACGGCGTCTCCGAATTGCATCCGGTAGCAATCAAAGTGATTCCTGACCGGATTGAAGCTGGTACCTATTTGATTGCTGCTGCGATAACCGGGAGCAAACTCCGAGTTGCCAATTGTTATGGATCCGACTTGGGTATTGTATTGGATAAACTGCGGGAAGCTGGTTGTGTTACTGAAATTGGCCAAAATGTTGTGGATATCGAACGAACTGGGTCGTTGCACGCTGTCGACATCAAAACAGCGCCTTATCCCGGTTTTCCGACTGATTTACAGGCACAATGGATCGCTTTAATGACGCAAGCCGATGGAGATAGCCGGGTAACTGAAACGATATACTTCGACCGCTTTACCCACATCGCTGAGCTGCAACGACTGGGAGCTGAGATAAATCTGGATGGAAATGTTGCAGTTGTCGCTGGCGGTTGTAAATTAAAGGGAGCACCGGTGATGTCAACTGACATCCGTGCCTCCTCATCATTGGTGTTAGCCGGACTGGCTGCTACCGGAACGACAAGTGTGTCGCGGATTTATCATTTAGATCGTGGCTACGAGCAATTAGAAGTGAAATTGATGGCTGCCGGAGCGAGTATTCGGCGTGAGCGGGAAGACTGAGTATGGCGAAACAGATGCATTACATTCGTCGCCGAATTCGCCGATGGTTTCGCGATGCCAGATACCGCGATCAACGAAGATTTTCGTTAGTTTCGGTAACAGTAGTCCTTATTGGCTTTTTTGTGACTGCCATCTTTTTGATGATTGATGAGATCATCTGGTTCTCGCTGGCAGCCCTCGCATTAGTGGGAATCGTATTACTAATTGTTCGCGCAATCATCAATGAGTAGTCATCCGTTTGTTCACCTGCGCGTTCGAAGCGAATACAGTATTCTTGCTGGTGTTCCCGCCATATCCGAATTGTTAACTGCGGCGATTGGTCACGGTTACGAAACACTTGCCTTGACTGATTATGGTGTTATGTTCGGGGCCATTGAATTTCAAGAGCAGTGTAAGAAGCGCAAAGTAAAGCCGATTCATGGCATTGAGCTGCAACTGGAACGGGAGCGGGGCGATGGCAAAGCGAGCGTACTCGTTTTTCCAGTGAACCAAACCGGTTATCAAAATCTCTGCCGTTTAATCGCAAAACACTTTCAGTCTCCTCAGAGTTATCCGCCAACTATCGTTCATCGAAACGACCTCTTTGCGATTGCTAATGATATCATCGTCCTCTCCGGCTTTTCCGAAAGCGAAATCGCGCATCATTTAATGAGGCACGACGAAGCTGGTGCCGAGCGGTTGGTATGCGAATGGAAAGAAGCCTTTGGCGACCGCTTCTATTTGGAATTGCAGGATGTCCGAGCGGAAAGCTCCGAAGAGCTGATTACTGGATTCGAGCGGTTGGCGCAGCGTTGTAGTGTTCCCGTCACGATAAGTAATGCAGTCAAATATGTCGGCCGCGACGATGCGATTACGTTTGACCTACTGCAGGCAATTGGTGAGCGGATGTTGCTCTCGCAGTTTCAGGAAATCCATGGAACCGAGTGCGGTGAAGCATATCTCAAATCACCGGATGAGATGTACGAGCGTTTTCGTGGGCGGGAAACTGCATTAGAGCGCACTGTCGAGATTGCCGAACGAATCGAATTCAAAGTACCTACCGGGCAAGTGCAGATTCCCCGCTTTCCGATTCCGGATGATGCCGGTACGAACGATATCGACGAGTACTTTACAAAGCTTGCATGGGAAGGTCTGCGAAGCCGGATACCGGAAATCAACAATACATATCGCGAGCGGTTGGAGTACGAACTCGACATCGTTAAACGTACTCATTTCAGCGGTTATTATCTCATTGTTGCCGACTTTATCACTGAAGCTCGCAAACGCGGTGTACCGGTTGGTCCCGGTCGCGGTTCAGTTGCTGGTTCGCTCGCTGCGTATGCCTTTCACATCACTCACCTCGACCCCCTCGAACACGATTTGATTTTTGAACGTTTCCTGAATCCCGAACGAATTTCTGCGCCGGACATGGATATCGACTTTGCCGACGATCAGAGAAACATCGTGATCGATTATGTGCGCGAGCGCTATGGCGCTGGCGCCGTTAGTCAAATAGCGACGTTTGGCTCGCTAAAGGCAAAGGGGGCAATCCGCGATACCGGAAGAGTGTTAGGCATTAATCTCGCCGATGTCGAGCGGTTGGCGAATGCATTCGGCAGAATCAAGCCACCACCGGATACCGACTATTTCAGCATTGCTGATGCGATAAAATTCGATGCCGATTTTCGAAAAATCGTCGAATCGAATTCGGTCTATACGCAACTCATCGAATATGCCGGGAAGCTCGAAAACAAATTGCGAAATGTTGGTACTCATGCCGCTGGTGTTGTCATCGCGCCGGGCGATTTGAGTGAGTATTTGCCGTTGTACCGCATTTCCGGCGGAGAACTAATATCCCAATACGATAAAGATGTCATTGAAAAAGCCGGCTTCCTGAAAATGGATATGCTCGGTTTAACGATGCTCTCCACGGTACGGGAAACTGTCGGTTATGTCGAACGGAATCCGAAGTACGCTTCGTATTTGAACACCGATGGGAAATTTGAGATCGATGCGATTCCTTTGGAAGATGAGAAAACGCTTGAACTTTTCGGTAAGGGGATCACAGTTGGTGTTTTCCAATTTGAATCGTCAGGGATGCAACGTTCGCTCATTCAATTGAAGCCGAGCCGGTTGGGCGATTTGATCGCAATGAATGCATTGTACCGTCCCGGTCCGATGCAGCGGATTCCCGACTTTATTGCCTGTAAGCAAGGCAAACAGAAGATTAAGTACATCCATAAATCGCTGGAGCCGATTCTTAAGGACACCTACGGCGTAATTGTTTATCAGGAACAGGTGATGCTTATCGCTCGGGAAGTCGGCGGCTTCTCGATGTCGAAAGCAGACACGCTGCGGAAAGCGATGGGGAAGAAGGATGCGCATTTGTTGGAGACATTGCATCCAGAATTCATCAATGGCGCACTTGAGAAGGGCTTGTCGAAGAAACAAGCTGATGAACTGTACGACCAAATCCTCAAATTCTCGAATTACGGATTTAATAAATCGCACAGCGCCGGTTACTCGTATCTCGCATATCAGACCGGTTACCTAAAGGCGCATTTCCCCAGTGAGTTTCTCGCGGCGTCGATGACGGCGAACATGGGAAAACCCGACCGGGTATTGAAACTAATGGACGAAGCGCGGCGGATGAACATTCAAATTCTACCGCCTGACGTAAATCACTCGATGTTATCGTTTGAACCGGTACCGGAAGGGATTCGCTTCGGATTGGCTGCGATAAAAAATGTCGGCGAAGGGGCCGTCAAAGAGATTCTACGACAGCGGAACGAAGGAGGAGTGTTTACCAGTCTGCACGAGTTTGCAAAGCGGATCGATACCCATGTTTGCAATAGAAGAGTGCTGGAAGCGTTGGTAAACAGTGGCGCTTGCGATGCGTTCGGCGAGCGGGGACAATTATTTTCATCAATACCCGATGCGATTGAGTTTGCTTCGATTCATTCAAAATACTCGAGCAGTGACGCTTCGTTGTTTGGCGAATCGGGAACCAGTACGATTGCTGTTCCGATGCTCAGGGCTTCGCCGCCGATGCCGAAGCGGGAAAAGTTATTGCTTGAGAAGTCGCTCATTGGATATTATATCAGCGGTCACCCGCTTGATGAGTACAGTTCCGAAATCGCGGAGCTCCATACCGTTTCGTTGGGAGAAGCGGAAGAGTGGACGGAGCAACCACGGACGGTTCGTATTGCCTGTGTGTTGAGTAGTATCCAACGCAAGACCACCAAAGATGGGAAGCAGTGGGCTATCGGTAAGATCGAGGACTTTACTGGTTCCTGTGAAATCATGGTATATAATGACGCACTATCGCGATACCAAAGCATACTTGAGTCGCAAGCGCTGTTGTTGATTGAAGGGCAAGCCGCGCGTCGTGATGAAGAGGAAGCGCCGCGCATCACGTTACGGTCGGCAGTTCCAATGGATCAAGCGTTGAATCTCCATGCCAATGCCGTCATTTTGCGGTTGACACCGGATAAGTGGAATGAAGCGTGGCTTGAGCGTTTCGTCCGGATTTTAGAAGAGTATCCCGGCAACACCGATTTGCAAATTATCTTGGATCGCGGCGATGGTAAGCCATTGCATACCCGTCCTAATACGAAACGGTTGAATCTGAATCGAGATAGTCTGCGGCTGTTGCGCAAAGCAGTTGGGGAAGAGTACGTCCAGATTATCCAAAACCGGTCTGCGGTATGAAAGCGGTTCTCCAGCGGGTGACTGCTGCAGAAGTGCAAGTCGATCACAAAGTGATTGCCCGTATCGCTTCCGGGGTTTTGTGTTATATATCCTATGCAGCGAACGACCGGTTGGATACAATGGTGTGGATGGCGCGAAAAATCGCCGATTTACGATTGTTTACCTCAGAAGGTGGAGAAGATAAATTCGACCGTTCACTCAAAGAGATAGCGGGTGAGTTGCTGGTTGTATCGAACTTCACCCTCCATGCCGACTCCCGGAAAGGACGGCGACCAGATTTTGTGGATGCTGCTCCGCCTGCCATTGCACGGA is a window of bacterium DNA encoding:
- a CDS encoding DNA repair protein RecN: MLKSFTISNLFLIDYLEIEIVGGFVAVTGESGAGKSMIIRALTLLAGTRGNGAWVRDGCDKGFVEVKFTPPPSICDKLKQLTSESGEEWILRREIRSDGKSRSFINDSPVTLTELSEASTFLLSFSLQEDVGAFRMAARQLSFIDEFAKTDSERNQVEQLYLEWKTLYQALHELSNKSEQSAIQSEWLQREYKELNALAYEAGEQEHLREERDRLRHLETIRSSYQNVVDTLDGEFGSVTQKLNGVCGSLRNAQKWDPRAGEFLERVESTNIELREFINEVTRQLESFDLEPACLEQIEVRLQAIADCERKWHITADAIPQRVQKLQQSLVDSHTLDEQIQNYRVEVEQLRKSYQTSALTLSRKRRSVETDIVVAVKRELPFLGIVNPQFSIQWSERSEPSELGIDEVSFRFSANPDHPPLPLESTISGGELARLELVLLGLADSVDPTVLLLDEIDRGVSGRIASAIGKTLRKLSSNRTVFMVTHLPQVAAAAHTQIAIRKTVSGSRTSIEAVILTAAERIDEIAAMLSGSETGQGAIAGARELLAEYSKG
- the murA gene encoding UDP-N-acetylglucosamine 1-carboxyvinyltransferase; this translates as MDRFIIEGGRLLTGEIQVSGAKNAALPLMSAALLADGEYLFENMPNLRDTRTMLRLLNDLGAVGAIENNKCVLRVTPSNTRTAYYDLVKTMRASFYVLGPLLARYGEARVSLPGGCAWGPRPVDQHLKGLTKLGAQIDIDAGYVVAKAEKLVGTEIIFEVSSVGATGNVLMAAIRAEGTTILENCAREPEIVQLCEMLVAMGAQIEGIGQSRLTIHGVSELHPVAIKVIPDRIEAGTYLIAAAITGSKLRVANCYGSDLGIVLDKLREAGCVTEIGQNVVDIERTGSLHAVDIKTAPYPGFPTDLQAQWIALMTQADGDSRVTETIYFDRFTHIAELQRLGAEINLDGNVAVVAGGCKLKGAPVMSTDIRASSSLVLAGLAATGTTSVSRIYHLDRGYEQLEVKLMAAGASIRRERED
- the dnaE gene encoding DNA polymerase III subunit alpha; its protein translation is MSSHPFVHLRVRSEYSILAGVPAISELLTAAIGHGYETLALTDYGVMFGAIEFQEQCKKRKVKPIHGIELQLERERGDGKASVLVFPVNQTGYQNLCRLIAKHFQSPQSYPPTIVHRNDLFAIANDIIVLSGFSESEIAHHLMRHDEAGAERLVCEWKEAFGDRFYLELQDVRAESSEELITGFERLAQRCSVPVTISNAVKYVGRDDAITFDLLQAIGERMLLSQFQEIHGTECGEAYLKSPDEMYERFRGRETALERTVEIAERIEFKVPTGQVQIPRFPIPDDAGTNDIDEYFTKLAWEGLRSRIPEINNTYRERLEYELDIVKRTHFSGYYLIVADFITEARKRGVPVGPGRGSVAGSLAAYAFHITHLDPLEHDLIFERFLNPERISAPDMDIDFADDQRNIVIDYVRERYGAGAVSQIATFGSLKAKGAIRDTGRVLGINLADVERLANAFGRIKPPPDTDYFSIADAIKFDADFRKIVESNSVYTQLIEYAGKLENKLRNVGTHAAGVVIAPGDLSEYLPLYRISGGELISQYDKDVIEKAGFLKMDMLGLTMLSTVRETVGYVERNPKYASYLNTDGKFEIDAIPLEDEKTLELFGKGITVGVFQFESSGMQRSLIQLKPSRLGDLIAMNALYRPGPMQRIPDFIACKQGKQKIKYIHKSLEPILKDTYGVIVYQEQVMLIAREVGGFSMSKADTLRKAMGKKDAHLLETLHPEFINGALEKGLSKKQADELYDQILKFSNYGFNKSHSAGYSYLAYQTGYLKAHFPSEFLAASMTANMGKPDRVLKLMDEARRMNIQILPPDVNHSMLSFEPVPEGIRFGLAAIKNVGEGAVKEILRQRNEGGVFTSLHEFAKRIDTHVCNRRVLEALVNSGACDAFGERGQLFSSIPDAIEFASIHSKYSSSDASLFGESGTSTIAVPMLRASPPMPKREKLLLEKSLIGYYISGHPLDEYSSEIAELHTVSLGEAEEWTEQPRTVRIACVLSSIQRKTTKDGKQWAIGKIEDFTGSCEIMVYNDALSRYQSILESQALLLIEGQAARRDEEEAPRITLRSAVPMDQALNLHANAVILRLTPDKWNEAWLERFVRILEEYPGNTDLQIILDRGDGKPLHTRPNTKRLNLNRDSLRLLRKAVGEEYVQIIQNRSAV
- the dtd gene encoding D-aminoacyl-tRNA deacylase yields the protein MKAVLQRVTAAEVQVDHKVIARIASGVLCYISYAANDRLDTMVWMARKIADLRLFTSEGGEDKFDRSLKEIAGELLVVSNFTLHADSRKGRRPDFVDAAPPAIARNMHIRFLEVLKEYGIVVHDGEFGAHMLVSSVNDGPVTILLERDEK